One segment of Sphingobacteriales bacterium DNA contains the following:
- the coaD gene encoding pantetheine-phosphate adenylyltransferase — protein sequence MNTAYPRSAVFPGSFDPFTLGHYEIVQRALPLFDRLVIAIGSNSQKKTLYSLEKRLALIQKLFKDEPKVSVAAFGGLTAEFCREQKIPFLLRGLRSSADFDYEKSIAQLNHAINTEVDTVFLISSPHLSHISSTIVREIIMNKGDASAFVPAAIQADL from the coding sequence ATGAATACCGCTTATCCGAGAAGTGCTGTTTTTCCGGGTTCTTTTGACCCTTTTACGCTGGGACACTACGAAATTGTGCAACGCGCTCTGCCACTTTTCGACCGCTTGGTCATTGCTATTGGCAGCAACTCGCAGAAAAAAACGCTTTACAGCCTCGAAAAACGATTGGCGTTGATACAAAAATTGTTTAAAGATGAACCCAAAGTGAGTGTGGCGGCTTTTGGTGGACTGACGGCAGAATTTTGTCGGGAACAAAAAATTCCGTTTCTGCTGCGCGGCTTGCGCTCCTCCGCCGATTTTGATTACGAAAAAAGCATTGCCCAACTCAATCACGCCATCAACACCGAGGTAGATACCGTTTTTTTAATCAGTTCGCCGCATTTGTCGCATATCAGTTCTACTATTGTTCGCGAAATTATTATGAACAAAGGCGATGCTTCTGCTTTTGTTCCTGCTGCTATTCAGGCTGATCTGTAG
- a CDS encoding amino acid permease codes for MANLWIKKPLGDLLKEAGDSEKGLKKTLGAGALIALGIGAIIGAGLFSITGGAAAANAGPAITISFVVAALGCLFAGLCYAEFSSMIPIAGSAYTYSYATMGEFIAWIIGWDLVLEYAVGAATVSISWSRYFGKFMEGFDIHLPESLMVGPWDGGMINLPAVFIVVAMSLMLMKGTQESSRFNSFIVMVKLAVVIIFIVLGWSYINYSNYNPYIPENTGNFGEFGFSGIIRAAAIVFFAYIGFDAVSTAAQEAKNPKKDMPIGILGSLLICTILYILFAFVMTGVANYKEFAGKDGIAPVAVAIDHMGTFDPTSGKIIPDFPWLNRAIIIAILGGYSSVILVMLLGQTRVFFSMSKDGLLPKVFSEIHPTFRTPAKSTLLFLVFVSLFAAFVPGRVVGEMTSIGTLLAFILVCIGVMVLRKTQPDVPRAFKVPLMPLTPILGIITCLFMMVFLPGDTWLRLIVWLLIGFTIYFGYSIKHSKLQNKERL; via the coding sequence ATGGCTAATCTTTGGATAAAAAAACCTTTGGGCGACTTATTGAAGGAAGCTGGCGACTCCGAAAAGGGATTGAAAAAAACCTTGGGAGCAGGTGCGCTGATTGCTTTGGGCATCGGTGCTATTATCGGGGCGGGTTTGTTTTCGATAACAGGCGGTGCTGCCGCCGCCAACGCCGGACCTGCTATTACCATCTCTTTTGTGGTGGCAGCTTTGGGCTGCTTGTTTGCCGGATTGTGCTACGCCGAATTTTCGAGTATGATTCCTATTGCGGGGAGTGCCTACACTTATTCGTATGCCACGATGGGCGAGTTTATCGCCTGGATTATCGGTTGGGATTTGGTGCTGGAATACGCAGTGGGCGCGGCTACGGTCAGTATCAGCTGGAGTCGTTATTTCGGAAAATTTATGGAAGGTTTCGATATTCACCTGCCCGAATCGCTGATGGTGGGTCCTTGGGACGGCGGAATGATTAATTTGCCGGCAGTATTTATTGTGGTAGCGATGAGCTTGATGTTGATGAAAGGCACACAAGAAAGTTCCAGATTCAATAGTTTTATTGTAATGGTAAAATTGGCGGTGGTGATTATTTTTATTGTATTGGGCTGGAGCTACATCAATTATTCCAACTATAACCCCTATATTCCCGAAAACACGGGCAACTTCGGCGAATTTGGTTTTAGCGGCATCATACGGGCAGCAGCAATTGTGTTTTTTGCCTACATCGGTTTTGATGCCGTAAGTACAGCCGCACAAGAAGCCAAAAACCCCAAAAAAGATATGCCCATCGGTATTTTGGGTTCTTTGTTGATATGTACTATTTTGTATATTTTGTTTGCATTTGTGATGACGGGGGTTGCCAATTACAAAGAATTTGCCGGAAAAGACGGCATAGCACCCGTGGCGGTAGCAATTGACCACATGGGTACCTTTGACCCTACTTCGGGCAAAATCATACCGGATTTTCCTTGGCTCAACCGTGCCATCATTATTGCAATTTTGGGCGGCTATTCTTCAGTAATTTTGGTAATGCTGCTGGGACAAACGCGCGTATTTTTCAGTATGAGCAAAGACGGTTTGTTGCCAAAAGTATTCAGCGAGATACACCCTACTTTTCGCACACCTGCCAAAAGCACTTTGTTGTTTTTGGTATTTGTGAGCCTGTTTGCAGCTTTTGTGCCCGGCAGAGTAGTGGGCGAAATGACGAGCATTGGCACCTTGCTGGCTTTTATATTGGTGTGTATAGGCGTGATGGTATTGCGCAAAACACAGCCCGATGTGCCGCGTGCTTTTAAAGTGCCGCTAATGCCCCTCACCCCGATTTTGGGCATTATCACCTGCTTGTTTATGATGGTTTTTTTACCCGGCGACACTTGGCTGCGTTTGATTGTATGGCTTTTGATTGGATTTACCATTTATTTCGGATATAGCATCAAGCATAGCAAATTGCAGAATAAAGAGCGTTTGTAA
- a CDS encoding leucine--tRNA ligase translates to MDIQFNEIEQQCHDFWENHHIYRVNNNSSRPKFYILDMFPYPSGAGLHVGHPLGYIATDIYARYKRMKGFNVLHPMGFDAFGLPAEQYAIQTGQHPAVTTAQNIATYKKQLQLIGLNFDWERQVNTSDPNFYRWTQWIFLQFFDSWYNKNSDRAEPIATLIAAFEQNGNKNIKAACTDTASFDAAQWKAMSEEEQQRVLLHYRLAYLGESEVWWCEGLNSVLANDEVKDGFSERGGFPAERRKMRQWFLRITAYADRLLQGLNDIEWSESIKEQQRHWIGKSQGAEIDFYLTLPAPSEQKVRVFTTRPDTIFGVTFMVLAPEHELVSSITTAEQRNDVEAYIAYVKRRSERERQAEKKISGVFTGAYVTHPFTDEPIPVWISEYVLAGYGTGAIMAVPADDERDYNFAKHFNLPIVDIIDKSKYPNATIEDKLGVMINSDFLDGMEVPAAIEEVIRIVEEEGIGEGRINYRLRDAGFSRQRFWGEPFPIVYHSEAADALPYPIPVSELPLELPSVQNYSSSGGKAPLYHIKEWAFLPNGTIRETDTMPGNAGSSWYYLRYMDAQNDQTFASPEALNYWQQVDFYVGGSEHAVGHLLYARMWHKFLCDKGYLHTQEPFKKLLNQGMIQGRSNMVYRLKDQPNTFVSAGLLHQYECSAMNVWVNLVDRDDYLDLVAFKQWRPDLANAEFILENGKYKCGVEVEKMSKSKFNTVSPDDMIAQYGADCFRMFEMFLGPIEQHKPWDTKGIEGVSKFLRKFARLFERNEQWSISDEAPTREELKILHRAIKKISEDIERFSHNTCVSAFMVCVNDLGALQCNKIAILEPLLRLLAPFAPFITEYFWQKLDKTGSIHHAAFPELDEQYLVESDFEYPIMINGKLRSKIVMPLDLDETAAQNIVLADEKVQQWTNGGVKRFILVKGRIVNIVA, encoded by the coding sequence ATGGATATTCAATTTAATGAAATAGAACAACAGTGCCACGATTTTTGGGAAAACCATCATATTTATCGTGTGAACAACAACAGCAGCCGTCCTAAATTTTATATTTTGGATATGTTTCCTTATCCTTCAGGAGCAGGATTGCACGTGGGACACCCACTCGGCTACATCGCCACCGACATCTATGCCCGCTACAAACGTATGAAGGGTTTTAATGTATTGCACCCGATGGGCTTTGATGCTTTCGGCTTACCTGCCGAGCAGTACGCCATTCAAACAGGACAGCACCCCGCCGTTACAACGGCTCAAAATATTGCCACCTACAAAAAACAACTACAACTCATCGGGCTGAACTTCGACTGGGAAAGACAAGTAAATACGTCCGATCCTAATTTTTACCGTTGGACACAATGGATTTTTCTTCAGTTTTTTGACAGTTGGTACAACAAAAACAGCGACCGTGCCGAACCTATCGCTACTTTAATTGCAGCATTTGAACAAAACGGTAATAAAAATATCAAAGCGGCTTGCACCGATACTGCCTCTTTTGATGCCGCCCAATGGAAAGCAATGAGCGAAGAAGAACAGCAGCGCGTTTTACTCCATTATCGTTTGGCGTATTTGGGCGAAAGTGAGGTGTGGTGGTGCGAAGGGCTGAACAGCGTGCTTGCCAACGACGAAGTAAAAGACGGTTTTTCAGAGCGCGGCGGTTTTCCTGCCGAGCGCAGAAAAATGCGACAGTGGTTTTTGCGCATCACCGCCTACGCCGACCGGCTTCTGCAAGGGCTGAATGATATTGAATGGAGCGAATCTATCAAAGAGCAACAACGTCACTGGATAGGAAAATCGCAGGGAGCAGAGATTGATTTTTACCTCACCCTGCCCGCTCCTTCAGAGCAAAAAGTGCGTGTATTTACCACCCGCCCCGACACTATCTTCGGTGTAACATTTATGGTACTCGCTCCCGAACACGAACTCGTGAGCAGCATTACCACCGCCGAGCAGCGCAATGATGTGGAAGCATATATCGCATACGTAAAACGCCGCTCCGAGCGCGAGCGACAAGCCGAAAAGAAAATCAGCGGTGTATTTACGGGGGCTTATGTGACACACCCTTTCACAGACGAACCGATTCCGGTATGGATAAGCGAATATGTGCTGGCAGGATACGGAACGGGAGCAATTATGGCGGTACCCGCCGATGACGAGCGCGATTATAATTTTGCCAAGCATTTTAATTTGCCCATCGTTGATATTATTGACAAATCAAAATATCCCAATGCCACGATTGAAGACAAATTGGGGGTGATGATAAATTCGGATTTTTTGGACGGAATGGAAGTGCCTGCCGCCATAGAAGAGGTTATTCGGATAGTGGAAGAAGAGGGTATTGGCGAAGGGCGCATCAACTACCGCCTCCGCGATGCGGGTTTCAGCAGACAGCGTTTTTGGGGCGAGCCTTTTCCGATTGTATATCACTCCGAAGCTGCCGATGCACTCCCCTATCCTATTCCCGTCAGTGAGTTGCCTTTGGAGTTGCCTTCGGTTCAAAATTACTCCTCCAGCGGCGGCAAAGCTCCTTTGTATCATATCAAAGAATGGGCTTTTTTACCCAACGGCACTATCCGCGAAACCGACACAATGCCCGGCAATGCAGGCAGCAGTTGGTACTATTTGCGCTATATGGACGCACAAAACGACCAAACTTTTGCTTCGCCCGAAGCCCTCAACTATTGGCAGCAGGTGGACTTTTATGTAGGCGGTTCTGAACACGCTGTGGGGCATTTGCTGTATGCGCGTATGTGGCACAAATTCCTCTGCGACAAAGGCTATCTTCACACACAAGAGCCTTTCAAAAAATTGCTCAATCAGGGTATGATACAAGGGCGTTCCAATATGGTGTATCGCCTCAAAGACCAGCCCAATACTTTTGTATCGGCGGGTTTGCTGCATCAATACGAGTGCAGCGCGATGAATGTGTGGGTAAACTTAGTGGACAGAGATGATTATCTGGACCTCGTTGCTTTTAAACAATGGCGACCCGATTTAGCAAATGCGGAATTTATTTTGGAAAACGGCAAATATAAATGCGGTGTAGAAGTTGAAAAAATGTCGAAATCCAAATTCAACACCGTTTCGCCCGATGATATGATAGCGCAATACGGAGCAGATTGTTTTCGTATGTTTGAGATGTTTTTGGGTCCCATCGAACAACACAAACCCTGGGATACCAAAGGCATAGAGGGTGTATCTAAGTTTCTGCGCAAATTTGCCCGCCTTTTCGAGCGCAACGAGCAATGGAGCATCTCTGATGAAGCACCTACCCGCGAAGAACTGAAAATATTGCACCGCGCCATCAAAAAAATAAGCGAGGATATTGAGCGTTTTTCGCATAATACTTGTGTGAGTGCTTTTATGGTATGTGTGAATGATTTGGGGGCTTTGCAATGCAACAAAATTGCCATTTTAGAGCCTTTACTGCGTTTGCTTGCACCTTTTGCACCTTTTATTACCGAATATTTTTGGCAAAAATTAGACAAAACGGGCAGTATTCATCACGCTGCATTTCCCGAACTCGACGAACAATATTTGGTAGAAAGCGATTTTGAATATCCGATTATGATTAACGGCAAATTGCGCTCCAAAATAGTAATGCCTTTGGACTTGGACGAAACTGCTGCTCAAAATATCGTTCTCGCCGATGAAAAAGTACAACAATGGACAAACGGCGGCGTGAAGCGTTTTATTTTGGTAAAAGGGCGCATTGTGAATATTGTGGCTTGA
- a CDS encoding amino acid ABC transporter substrate-binding protein, with protein MVTNLFNADSSLQRYDLMIGPVYTKQLNVAADFALKHKVPMVSPLSPRVQGIVQNPYFFNANPTTTSHFKAMYDYISKHWTTSDIILITSNADQDANAANELSVIFNNAAVSEHRYINIKKINSESPTFSTDLQNALAVGRENIVIAAIFEEKQAKSICSKLSGNSVILWTMPTWDSMENLNLEILESLKVYQSTSFFYDESNPEQVAFRTAYRQRYHIFPSEYACKGYDMTHYFVDLLFKKGKNISQNLASANKKGIFCDYDFVPSLLGVSNNSVIAKPDFYENKSLKIIKFEGYEYILAP; from the coding sequence GTGGTGACAAATTTGTTCAACGCCGACAGTTCCCTGCAACGATACGATTTAATGATCGGTCCCGTTTATACCAAACAGTTGAATGTAGCGGCAGATTTTGCCCTCAAACATAAAGTGCCGATGGTATCTCCTTTGTCGCCGCGTGTGCAGGGCATTGTACAAAATCCTTATTTTTTCAACGCCAACCCCACCACCACTTCGCATTTCAAGGCAATGTACGATTATATTTCAAAGCACTGGACTACTTCCGACATTATCCTTATCACGAGCAACGCCGACCAAGATGCCAACGCCGCCAACGAATTATCTGTGATTTTCAATAATGCGGCAGTCAGTGAGCATCGCTATATCAATATCAAAAAAATAAATTCAGAAAGCCCCACTTTTAGCACCGATTTGCAAAATGCTTTGGCAGTGGGCAGAGAAAACATTGTAATAGCTGCTATTTTTGAGGAAAAACAAGCCAAAAGTATTTGCTCCAAATTATCCGGCAATTCGGTGATACTATGGACTATGCCCACTTGGGACAGTATGGAAAATTTGAATTTAGAAATATTGGAAAGCCTCAAAGTTTATCAAAGCACTTCATTTTTTTATGATGAAAGCAATCCCGAACAAGTCGCTTTCCGCACAGCTTATCGTCAGCGTTATCATATTTTTCCGAGCGAATATGCCTGCAAAGGCTACGATATGACCCATTATTTTGTGGATTTATTATTCAAAAAAGGAAAAAATATCAGCCAAAATCTGGCAAGTGCCAATAAAAAAGGCATTTTTTGCGATTATGATTTTGTACCTTCTTTATTGGGAGTTTCTAATAATTCGGTGATAGCAAAACCCGATTTTTATGAAAACAAATCGCTTAAAATCATCAAATTTGAAGGCTACGAATATATATTAGCCCCGTAG